The Ramlibacter algicola genome segment CCGCGCCGCTCCTGGGCCTTCTGGGCACGGTGATCGGCATGATCGAGATCTTCGGTTCGCAGGCCCCGACGGGCGGCTCCGGCACCAACCCGGCGCAGCTCGCGCACGGCATCTCCGTGGCGCTCTACAACACCGCCTTCGGCCTGGTGATCGCGATCCCGGCGCTCATCTTCTGGCGCTACTTCCGCGCCCGCGTCGACGGCTACCTGCTGACGCTGGAGCTCGCGTCCGAGCGCTTCGCGCGCCACCTCAATTCGCTGCGCAAGGCATGAACTTCCGCACCCGTTCGCGCGAGGAACCGGAGATCAACCTGATCCCGTTCATCGACGTCCTGCTGGTCGTGCTCATCTTCCTGATGCTCTCGACCACGTACAGCAAGTTCACCGAACTGCAACTGCGGCTCCCGGTGGCGGATGCCGACGCGCAGCGCGACTACCCGAAGGAAGTCGTCGTCGGCGTGTCCAGCGACGGCCGCTACACGGTGAACAAGCA includes the following:
- a CDS encoding ExbD/TolR family protein — encoded protein: MNFRTRSREEPEINLIPFIDVLLVVLIFLMLSTTYSKFTELQLRLPVADADAQRDYPKEVVVGVSSDGRYTVNKQAVVGRGADVLAMALGDAAKAGKESVIIVSADATSPHQAVITVLEAARRAGLHQVTFAAQSPAQAR